The Burkholderiales bacterium genome includes a region encoding these proteins:
- a CDS encoding PAS domain S-box protein, which produces MPEAAALNLFEALVEQAPAALIFADREGAIRVWNAGAETVFGFSKAEVMGASLDVIIPERLRDAHWRGFRTAIETGREKYAGKVLTTRAVHKNGSKLYVDLSFALVRDDAGFVVGSLAIARDCTDRYALDKALKARVAELERGAGNP; this is translated from the coding sequence ATGCCGGAAGCGGCCGCGCTGAATCTATTCGAAGCTCTCGTGGAGCAGGCGCCGGCCGCTTTGATCTTTGCGGACCGCGAAGGCGCAATCCGCGTCTGGAACGCCGGCGCCGAGACGGTCTTTGGATTCTCGAAAGCCGAGGTGATGGGGGCCAGCCTGGACGTGATCATTCCCGAGCGGCTGCGGGACGCTCACTGGCGAGGCTTCCGAACAGCGATCGAGACGGGCCGCGAAAAGTACGCGGGGAAGGTGTTGACTACTCGGGCAGTCCACAAGAACGGGAGCAAATTGTACGTGGATCTGAGTTTCGCTCTTGTGAGAGACGACGCCGGTTTCGTGGTCGGCTCGCTGGCGATAGCGCGCGACTGCACTGACCGCTACGCGCTGGATAAAGCGCTGAAGGCCCGGGTCGCCGAGCTGGAGCGCGGCGCCGGAAACCCTTGA
- a CDS encoding DUF4142 domain-containing protein, producing the protein MKTAALIAAGAFALAFPGVSAHSAEPNDAQIAAIVVTANQVDVDAGKLAQSKSGDKEVKAFAQRMIKDHTGVNKAAVELVTKLKVKPEENPTSKSLKAGGDDTLKRLKGLKGAEFDKAYVDNEVTYHQTVLDALDKTLIPGAKNEELKALLVKVRPAFVAHLEHARQIQASFKK; encoded by the coding sequence ATGAAAACAGCAGCGCTTATTGCAGCAGGAGCTTTCGCACTGGCATTCCCGGGCGTATCGGCGCACTCCGCAGAGCCGAATGACGCGCAGATCGCCGCAATCGTCGTCACGGCGAACCAGGTCGATGTCGACGCAGGAAAACTGGCGCAGTCGAAATCGGGCGACAAGGAGGTCAAGGCATTCGCCCAACGCATGATCAAGGACCATACGGGCGTCAACAAAGCGGCGGTAGAGCTCGTGACGAAGCTGAAAGTGAAACCCGAGGAGAACCCCACCAGCAAGAGTCTCAAGGCCGGGGGCGACGACACGCTCAAGCGGCTCAAGGGACTCAAAGGGGCGGAATTCGATAAGGCCTACGTCGATAACGAGGTGACCTATCATCAGACGGTGCTCGACGCGCTCGACAAAACGCTGATCCCGGGTGCGAAGAACGAGGAGTTGAAGGCGCTGCTGGTGAAAGTCCGTCCGGCGTTCGTCGCGCACCTGGAGCACGCCAGGCAAATTCAGGCGTCGTTCAAGAAATAA
- a CDS encoding RNA polymerase sigma factor has translation MPAEVEAIDGNAIAVSDSELVDAIASGDHGAFRALMQRYNRLLYRTARSILKNETDAEDALQSAYLLVYRGIDSFRGDARISTWLVRVVINESLACLRKRARSAYVVNLEGSELDAAVEAEADASFDKGERPEDELMRADTRQLIQAKVDELPLAYRAVFVLRALEELSVTETAQALQIPEATVRTRFFRARERLKRSLSLDATGALDMAFPFAGARCAGSVARVIAAISADALLSSNRPGSVRGDLILRQR, from the coding sequence ATGCCAGCCGAAGTCGAGGCGATCGACGGTAACGCCATAGCGGTGTCGGATTCCGAGCTCGTCGATGCGATCGCATCGGGGGATCACGGGGCGTTTCGAGCTCTCATGCAGCGTTACAACCGGCTTTTATACAGGACGGCGCGCAGCATCCTCAAGAACGAAACCGACGCCGAAGATGCGCTGCAGAGCGCGTATCTGCTGGTGTATCGCGGCATCGACTCATTTCGCGGTGACGCCCGTATATCGACCTGGCTCGTGCGCGTCGTCATCAACGAATCGCTTGCGTGCCTGCGCAAGCGAGCGCGTTCGGCGTACGTCGTCAACCTCGAAGGCAGCGAGCTCGACGCCGCGGTCGAGGCGGAGGCCGACGCCAGCTTCGACAAAGGCGAACGACCGGAAGACGAGCTCATGCGCGCGGATACCCGGCAGCTCATCCAGGCCAAGGTCGATGAACTGCCGCTCGCGTATCGCGCCGTGTTTGTCCTGCGGGCGCTCGAGGAGCTGTCGGTGACCGAAACGGCCCAGGCGCTGCAAATTCCGGAGGCAACAGTCCGGACTCGTTTCTTCCGAGCGCGGGAGCGGCTCAAACGATCATTGTCTCTCGATGCAACCGGTGCTCTCGATATGGCATTCCCCTTCGCCGGTGCACGTTGCGCCGGGAGTGTCGCGCGCGTGATCGCTGCCATATCGGCGGATGCACTATTGTCCTCGAACCGCCCGGGCAGTGTCCGTGGAGACCTCATCCTGCGGCAACGGTAG
- a CDS encoding MarR family winged helix-turn-helix transcriptional regulator has translation MMKRDFENLADFRYQVRRFLRFSEEASRMLGTTSLQYLLMLHIKAFPRREWATVGELAERLQAKHHGVVSLVSRCEAAGWVCRRTGRGDRRRVEVTLTKKGGRRLADLVSLHRAELPTEGFLDAGSRASRSIARRGICRKRPR, from the coding sequence ATGATGAAGCGCGATTTCGAAAACCTTGCCGATTTCCGCTACCAGGTCCGCCGTTTCCTCCGCTTCAGCGAGGAAGCTTCGCGCATGCTGGGCACCACGTCGCTTCAATACCTGCTCATGCTTCACATAAAGGCATTTCCCCGGCGTGAATGGGCGACTGTAGGCGAGCTCGCGGAGCGCCTTCAGGCGAAGCACCATGGCGTGGTGTCGCTGGTGTCCCGGTGCGAGGCCGCGGGATGGGTCTGTCGACGCACCGGCCGCGGCGATAGGCGCCGGGTCGAGGTCACGTTGACGAAGAAAGGCGGCAGGCGTTTGGCCGACTTGGTGAGCCTTCACCGCGCCGAGCTGCCAACCGAAGGGTTTCTCGATGCCGGCTCTCGGGCAAGCCGCTCAATCGCCCGGAGAGGAATATGCCGGAAGCGGCCGCGCTGA
- the sdhD gene encoding succinate dehydrogenase, hydrophobic membrane anchor protein codes for MRKAATGFRAWLVQRISAVYMLLFILYLLAHFIVDPPRSHLAWRGWILSPAVSIVSFAFFAALLMHAWIGLRDVTMDYVKHPGTRVFVLALLVAALLATGGWTARILLLGSH; via the coding sequence GTGAGAAAAGCCGCCACCGGCTTCCGCGCGTGGCTCGTGCAGCGGATCAGCGCGGTCTACATGCTTTTGTTCATCCTGTATCTGCTCGCCCATTTCATCGTCGATCCGCCTCGGTCGCACCTCGCGTGGCGCGGCTGGATATTGAGCCCCGCGGTGAGCATCGTCTCGTTCGCCTTCTTTGCAGCGTTATTGATGCATGCCTGGATAGGGCTGCGCGACGTGACCATGGATTACGTAAAGCATCCGGGCACGCGGGTGTTCGTGCTCGCTTTACTGGTCGCAGCTCTCCTGGCGACAGGCGGATGGACTGCGCGGATTCTGCTCCTGGGAAGCCACTGA
- a CDS encoding peptidylprolyl isomerase, whose product MPDSTATVSPVARVEGVALNTPAEALTPAQLRQRAYTELLRQDAQRGGLLAADDAPSADGVISEAAAAAIEALLARSLKVPEPSDEACRRHYAAHEGRYRTFERVRMRHILVAVTPGVDVTALRRQAEKILLDVRCRAAGEADAFAKAAGAFSNCPSGAHGGDVGWLTAEDCAPELVSEVFGRSEVGVLPRLVHTRFGLHVIEVLERDPGETQPFDAVREAVTMTLRRQAFVTALRQYLLVLAGDAHIEGVDLEASDTPLVQ is encoded by the coding sequence ATGCCGGATAGCACCGCCACTGTGTCACCCGTCGCGCGCGTCGAAGGCGTTGCGCTCAATACGCCCGCGGAAGCGCTCACGCCGGCGCAGCTGCGGCAGCGCGCGTACACCGAGCTTCTACGCCAGGACGCGCAGCGCGGGGGCCTGCTCGCCGCGGACGATGCACCCTCCGCCGATGGCGTGATCAGCGAAGCTGCGGCGGCCGCGATCGAGGCGCTGCTCGCGCGAAGCCTGAAGGTTCCCGAGCCTTCCGACGAGGCGTGTCGCCGTCACTACGCCGCTCACGAAGGACGCTATCGCACCTTCGAGCGCGTGCGTATGCGCCACATCCTCGTCGCGGTCACGCCCGGAGTCGACGTCACGGCCTTGCGCAGGCAGGCGGAGAAGATCCTGCTCGACGTGCGGTGCCGCGCCGCCGGCGAAGCCGATGCTTTTGCGAAGGCGGCAGGCGCGTTCTCGAACTGCCCGAGCGGCGCGCACGGCGGCGACGTCGGCTGGCTCACCGCCGAAGACTGCGCGCCCGAGCTCGTAAGCGAGGTGTTCGGCCGCAGCGAAGTCGGCGTGCTGCCGCGGCTGGTGCATACGCGCTTCGGCCTGCACGTCATCGAGGTGCTCGAGCGCGATCCCGGCGAGACGCAGCCGTTCGACGCGGTACGCGAGGCGGTGACGATGACGCTTCGGCGGCAGGCGTTCGTCACCGCTTTGCGGCAGTATTTGCTCGTGCTCGCGGGCGACGCGCACATCGAAGGTGTCGACCTCGAGGCGTCGGATACGCCTCTGGTGCAATAG
- a CDS encoding SHOCT domain-containing protein, with product MLSIHAVVLLFAFPRRPGAIDEGGIMFWNGPWNMPWEAFPWMWIFPLTFLMVLLLVLFRGPGRFICAGRGASNDATSAREILDRRYARGEISREDHQRMRKDVE from the coding sequence ATGCTGTCAATCCACGCCGTCGTGCTCCTGTTCGCTTTTCCGCGCAGGCCGGGCGCGATCGACGAAGGAGGCATCATGTTTTGGAATGGACCCTGGAACATGCCGTGGGAGGCTTTCCCGTGGATGTGGATATTTCCCCTGACTTTTCTGATGGTGTTATTGCTGGTCCTTTTTCGCGGTCCGGGCCGCTTCATCTGCGCCGGGCGCGGCGCGTCGAATGACGCAACCAGCGCACGCGAGATTCTCGACCGCCGTTACGCGCGCGGTGAGATCAGCCGCGAAGATCATCAGCGGATGAGAAAGGACGTGGAGTAG
- a CDS encoding transporter associated domain-containing protein: MKSDPPSAAPAQSYGELVLYAAAPVADVAWFYGLPLEDKFIGITLGAYMAAALHVRPMIGRYVQLGKVHLVIRRLDHDRIAKVGLRLVESPCEPGRNDRSHTGSDISRPPEEECAT; this comes from the coding sequence ATGAAATCGGATCCACCGTCAGCTGCTCCAGCGCAATCCTACGGAGAGCTCGTGCTCTACGCCGCCGCTCCTGTCGCGGACGTCGCCTGGTTCTACGGACTTCCGCTCGAAGACAAATTCATAGGCATCACGCTCGGCGCGTACATGGCGGCGGCCCTTCATGTGCGCCCGATGATCGGGCGATATGTGCAACTCGGTAAGGTGCACCTGGTCATCAGGCGACTCGACCATGACCGAATCGCGAAGGTCGGCCTCAGGCTTGTAGAGAGCCCGTGTGAGCCGGGCCGAAACGACCGTTCCCATACCGGATCCGATATCAGCCGCCCACCCGAGGAAGAGTGCGCTACATAG
- a CDS encoding succinate dehydrogenase iron-sulfur subunit produces MKLSIFRFDPERDGKPYMQDYEIDLQPTDRMLLDVIIRIKAQDDTLTFRKSCREGVCGSDAMNINGRNGLACITSVRELKEPVILRPLPSFPVIRDLVVDMTRFFKQYHSIKPYLINDEPPPERERLQSPADRDKLNGLYECILCACCTSQCPSSWWNPDKFVGPAGLLQADRFIADSRDRATPERLDDLDDPYRLFRCRTIMNCTEVCPKGLAPSRAIEKIRLLMARQSV; encoded by the coding sequence ATGAAACTGTCGATTTTCCGTTTCGATCCCGAGCGCGACGGGAAGCCGTATATGCAGGATTACGAGATCGACCTGCAGCCCACGGACCGCATGCTGCTCGACGTCATCATCCGCATCAAGGCCCAGGACGACACGCTCACCTTCAGAAAATCCTGTCGGGAAGGGGTGTGCGGCTCGGACGCGATGAACATCAACGGTCGCAACGGGCTGGCCTGCATTACCAGCGTTCGCGAACTGAAAGAGCCGGTGATATTGCGCCCCTTGCCGAGTTTCCCCGTCATTCGCGACCTCGTGGTCGACATGACGCGGTTCTTCAAACAGTATCACTCGATCAAGCCGTATCTGATCAACGACGAGCCCCCACCCGAACGAGAACGGCTGCAATCGCCCGCAGATCGCGACAAGCTGAACGGGCTATACGAGTGCATTTTGTGCGCGTGCTGCACCAGCCAGTGTCCGTCGTCGTGGTGGAATCCCGATAAATTCGTCGGCCCGGCCGGGTTGCTGCAGGCCGATCGTTTTATCGCCGACAGCCGCGATCGGGCAACGCCGGAGCGGCTCGATGACCTGGACGATCCATACCGGTTGTTCCGGTGCCGCACGATCATGAACTGCACGGAGGTCTGTCCCAAAGGTCTCGCGCCGTCCCGGGCGATCGAGAAGATCAGGCTGCTGATGGCCAGGCAGTCGGTTTGA
- a CDS encoding sigma-70 family RNA polymerase sigma factor, with translation MAAPAGRAPATCESRTPSEDAALGAEIRELLEQKIDELPIALRMVFVMRELEAMTVEQTAECLGISEATVRSRLSRAKSLLRTSLEREIDLEWRNVFAFGGDRCERFIDAVLARIRNDGSHT, from the coding sequence TTGGCTGCCCCGGCCGGACGAGCTCCCGCGACCTGTGAAAGCCGGACACCGTCGGAGGATGCCGCGTTGGGTGCCGAGATAAGAGAGCTGCTCGAGCAGAAAATCGACGAGCTGCCGATTGCGCTCCGGATGGTCTTCGTAATGCGGGAGCTCGAAGCAATGACGGTCGAGCAGACGGCCGAATGTCTCGGCATTTCCGAAGCGACCGTGCGCAGTCGTCTGTCCCGGGCCAAATCGCTGTTACGCACATCGCTCGAGCGCGAGATCGATCTCGAGTGGCGGAACGTATTCGCTTTCGGCGGGGACCGCTGCGAGCGCTTCATCGACGCAGTGCTGGCCCGTATCCGTAACGACGGAAGTCACACCTGA
- the sdhC gene encoding succinate dehydrogenase, cytochrome b556 subunit — protein MTHRTDRRPVFFDLLHIQMPVGALTSITHRVTGVLLAVGVPVTIYLLDLSVRDADGYAAVIALFDRWYVKCGGILLIWSLAHHLLAGIRHLLSDIDVGSQLHAARRSAWTVNLAGLAVAFLAAAALL, from the coding sequence ATGACACACCGCACTGATCGAAGGCCGGTGTTCTTCGATCTTCTGCACATTCAGATGCCGGTGGGCGCACTGACCTCGATCACGCACCGGGTGACCGGCGTGCTTCTGGCCGTCGGCGTTCCAGTTACGATTTATCTGCTGGACCTGTCGGTGCGAGACGCGGACGGTTACGCCGCGGTCATTGCGCTGTTCGACCGATGGTACGTCAAATGCGGCGGGATCCTTTTGATCTGGTCGCTCGCTCATCACTTGCTGGCGGGCATCCGGCATCTGTTGAGCGATATCGACGTCGGCTCGCAGCTGCACGCAGCACGTCGCAGCGCATGGACCGTGAACCTGGCCGGGCTCGCCGTCGCGTTCCTCGCGGCCGCGGCGTTGCTGTGA
- a CDS encoding MFS transporter, which translates to MYMLNQAAFTWGFTVFVDPLAQEFGWSRTSITVAWALSLTWGLLLGPAFGKYFDRYGSRPVIVVGGLLGGLGWLLIPTAHSYWAFAAYFVLLVGTGINGALGPSTGSAAIAHWFKMRRSLALGIYFTGSGGAGLVLIPIMSALTEMYGWRVSAASLGATALLFTAAVAPFMRHKPAPHELDREAGPTSEVTTSDRRPPTSVGQQPPLEPEFTLAEALRHTPFWLFTTAIFLRYVGMGITQVHQMPHMLSRGVDPVTATAALSLSLIVNIPSRIVIGWMGDIYSKKWLLNLTAIAGGFALLAFAFIGPASTELVWVYAILWGIGLAMLPLQAAWVADTYGRANYGSINASSNSFALFGRVVGALAAAFAYDSFGSYSAIMLLGAAGFAIGAIMLMLLPPSNPVTARNSPLSRR; encoded by the coding sequence ATGTACATGCTGAACCAGGCCGCGTTCACGTGGGGCTTTACAGTCTTCGTCGATCCGCTGGCGCAGGAATTCGGCTGGAGCCGTACGAGCATCACCGTTGCCTGGGCTTTGTCCCTGACCTGGGGCCTGCTGCTGGGACCCGCGTTCGGGAAGTACTTCGACCGATACGGATCCCGGCCCGTTATCGTCGTCGGCGGCCTGCTCGGCGGTTTGGGCTGGCTCTTGATACCCACCGCTCATAGCTATTGGGCGTTTGCCGCATATTTCGTGCTGCTGGTCGGCACCGGGATCAACGGGGCGCTCGGACCGTCCACAGGATCGGCGGCGATCGCGCACTGGTTCAAAATGCGCCGCTCCCTCGCACTGGGCATTTACTTCACCGGTTCCGGCGGTGCAGGCCTGGTCTTGATTCCGATCATGAGCGCGCTGACGGAAATGTATGGGTGGAGGGTCAGCGCTGCGAGCCTGGGTGCAACCGCGCTGCTTTTCACCGCGGCGGTAGCTCCCTTCATGCGCCATAAGCCCGCGCCGCACGAGCTCGATCGGGAAGCGGGTCCGACTTCGGAGGTCACGACGTCAGACCGTCGGCCGCCGACGTCTGTCGGTCAGCAGCCGCCTCTCGAGCCCGAGTTCACGTTGGCAGAGGCGCTGCGCCACACGCCGTTCTGGCTGTTCACGACGGCGATCTTTCTGCGCTATGTCGGCATGGGCATCACGCAGGTCCACCAGATGCCGCACATGCTGAGCCGAGGCGTGGACCCTGTGACAGCGACCGCAGCGCTCAGCCTATCGCTGATAGTCAACATTCCCTCGCGCATCGTCATCGGCTGGATGGGCGACATTTACAGCAAGAAATGGTTGCTGAATCTGACGGCGATCGCCGGCGGATTCGCGCTCCTCGCCTTCGCCTTCATAGGGCCTGCCTCGACAGAGCTCGTCTGGGTGTACGCGATCTTGTGGGGAATCGGTCTGGCCATGTTGCCGCTGCAAGCGGCATGGGTCGCGGATACTTATGGGCGTGCGAACTACGGCAGCATCAACGCATCGTCCAATTCGTTTGCCTTGTTCGGTCGCGTCGTGGGTGCGCTCGCCGCTGCCTTCGCGTACGATTCGTTCGGCAGTTATAGCGCGATCATGTTGCTTGGTGCGGCAGGCTTCGCGATAGGGGCGATCATGCTGATGCTCTTGCCCCCATCGAACCCGGTCACCGCGCGCAATTCGCCACTGTCCCGGCGCTAG
- a CDS encoding MFS transporter, protein MATLIRRPARIIAALSFGLILSQVAIMAVPAVIVELARQWSLDAAQIGWLGGIYFAGYAAGLSFLSGAANRTDGRTVYAVSAGIAGLASFAFAFVATGFWSAVLLRFMAGVGFSGVHIVGMMLMVERLEGTTKARAGAFYSAAYAIGSGGSFLIAGLLGEAYGWPAAFVGAGTAAILSLPLLLLIGPSLEVGEIKSIRWFPDFRAALKEPKVMRYVIAYAGNTWEVFAIRVWFVPFLAFNAGLNGSPESVWAPPVLAGISALIAVPVSLGVAELAFRFGRQRMVRLVSLASVCVCLILGSLATSPYALVLTLLLVHGATSYGDAGAINGGVIAESTPDIRAAALTLFGLLGFTSGFLGPLAVGLAVKGAGGVANASAWFWAFAVMALGSAIAAGAMTGRRT, encoded by the coding sequence TCGGCTTGATCCTGAGCCAGGTCGCGATCATGGCCGTGCCCGCCGTGATCGTCGAGCTGGCCCGTCAATGGTCGCTCGACGCCGCACAGATCGGCTGGTTGGGCGGCATCTATTTCGCGGGATACGCGGCAGGACTGTCGTTCCTCTCCGGCGCGGCAAATCGAACCGACGGACGAACGGTCTATGCGGTCTCGGCCGGAATCGCGGGGCTCGCATCTTTTGCCTTCGCTTTCGTCGCCACGGGTTTCTGGTCGGCAGTGCTCCTGCGGTTCATGGCCGGCGTCGGCTTTTCCGGCGTCCATATCGTCGGCATGATGCTCATGGTCGAGCGTCTCGAAGGCACCACCAAGGCGCGTGCCGGGGCGTTCTACAGCGCAGCCTATGCGATCGGGAGCGGTGGATCGTTCCTTATCGCGGGACTGCTCGGCGAAGCCTATGGGTGGCCGGCGGCATTCGTCGGAGCAGGCACCGCGGCGATACTCTCGCTGCCGCTGCTGCTGCTGATCGGTCCTTCGCTCGAAGTCGGCGAAATCAAATCAATCCGCTGGTTCCCCGATTTCCGCGCGGCACTGAAAGAACCGAAGGTGATGCGCTACGTCATCGCCTACGCCGGAAACACCTGGGAAGTTTTTGCCATCCGGGTATGGTTCGTACCTTTCCTCGCGTTCAACGCCGGGTTGAACGGCAGTCCGGAGTCGGTTTGGGCACCGCCCGTCCTGGCGGGGATTTCGGCGTTGATCGCCGTGCCGGTGAGTCTCGGCGTCGCCGAGCTGGCTTTTCGGTTCGGACGCCAGCGGATGGTGCGTCTCGTCTCGCTCGCATCGGTTTGCGTCTGTCTGATACTGGGATCGCTGGCGACAAGCCCTTATGCGCTCGTCCTCACCCTGCTCCTGGTGCACGGGGCGACCAGTTACGGTGATGCCGGAGCGATCAATGGCGGCGTGATTGCGGAGTCGACGCCGGATATCCGCGCTGCCGCGCTGACGCTCTTCGGCTTGCTCGGTTTCACGAGCGGATTTCTCGGGCCTCTGGCAGTAGGGCTCGCCGTGAAGGGCGCAGGCGGTGTGGCGAACGCATCCGCGTGGTTCTGGGCGTTCGCCGTGATGGCCCTGGGTTCAGCCATTGCGGCAGGCGCCATGACCGGACGCAGGACCTGA